The following are from one region of the Quercus robur chromosome 1, dhQueRobu3.1, whole genome shotgun sequence genome:
- the LOC126705990 gene encoding L10-interacting MYB domain-containing protein-like, with product MESIFTGGIEAGNRTKGAAFSPKVWTILVTKFCDETGLNYDKDQLKSRWDVLKIDWRVWEQLNSHDTGLGWDAVKGKINASDDWWDRKLKEIPKAAKFRQKGPQNLEQLERMFRDVAATGIADRIEIQFLEENINSEAGSSYE from the exons ATGGAATCTATATTTACTGGTGGT ATTGAAGCCGGGAATAGAACAAAAGGTGCTGCCTTTAGTCCCAAAGTTTGGACCATTTTGGTGACCAAATTTTGTGATGAGACCGGTCTAAACTATGATAAGGACCAATTAAAAAGTAGGTGGGATGTATTAAAAATTGATTGGAGAGTGTGGGAACAATTGAATAGTCATGACACAGGTTTAGGTTGGGATGCAGTGAAGGGAAAGATTAATGCTAGTGATGATTGGTGGGATCGAAAGTTGAAG GAAATACCCAAAGCTGCAAAATTTCGACAGAAAGGTCCACAGAATCTAGAACAACTTGAAAGAATGTTTAGGGATGTTGCAGCAACTGGAATAGCTGACAGAATCGAGATTCAATTTCTAGAAGAGAACATTAATAGCGAAGCAGGTAGTAGTTATGAGTAG